In the Leptolyngbya sp. SIO1E4 genome, one interval contains:
- a CDS encoding FkbM family methyltransferase encodes MLPFSFKLFLAKKDRRLRFLLPPDKAFICEHYLGNLRVNINTIYPIEVEMLTGAYDPKTSAIIRRFVSVNDVVIDVGANVGALTLLMATVANQGKVIAIEPGPPICSRLRNNLKLNPDIQKTVDVYQIGLSDRAGELLWQEDPNVVGNAGLLHHGGEPVKVDTLDNVVKNSGIERLDFIKIDVEGMEYEVIKGGLASITQYRPFIYYETLEPFRAIRGFDLYGQIYAVLQEMGYQHFCVLANGEIESVSNLQVLRSPNTLAIPKEKVDRVV; translated from the coding sequence CAGATAAAGCCTTCATTTGTGAGCACTATTTGGGAAATTTACGGGTAAATATCAACACGATTTATCCCATTGAAGTCGAGATGCTAACAGGGGCTTATGATCCTAAAACATCTGCAATCATTAGACGATTTGTCAGCGTCAACGATGTGGTAATAGACGTAGGGGCTAATGTTGGTGCCTTAACCTTACTCATGGCCACCGTGGCGAATCAAGGGAAAGTGATTGCCATTGAACCAGGGCCTCCCATCTGCTCGCGCTTACGGAACAATTTAAAGCTGAATCCTGACATACAGAAAACTGTGGATGTCTATCAAATAGGGCTTTCTGATCGAGCAGGAGAACTTTTATGGCAAGAAGATCCCAACGTTGTTGGCAATGCTGGCTTGCTACATCATGGCGGAGAGCCCGTTAAAGTCGACACGCTGGACAACGTCGTCAAAAATAGCGGAATAGAGAGACTGGATTTTATCAAAATCGATGTAGAAGGAATGGAATATGAAGTAATTAAAGGAGGGCTAGCTTCAATCACTCAATATCGGCCATTCATATATTACGAAACCCTGGAACCTTTCCGAGCAATCAGAGGCTTCGATCTCTATGGTCAGATTTATGCCGTACTGCAAGAGATGGGCTATCAACACTTTTGCGTTTTAGCCAATGGTGAAATTGAAAGCGTCAGCAATTTGCAGGTATTGCGTTCTCCCAACACTTTGGCGATTCCAAAAGAGAAGGTTGATAGGGTCGTCTGA